In Glycine max cultivar Williams 82 chromosome 7, Glycine_max_v4.0, whole genome shotgun sequence, a single window of DNA contains:
- the LOC100789935 gene encoding uncharacterized protein isoform X2, whose translation MTASGFSATTPPPVKNAVLVQHMKVANIKWTGSGDGIISVGMEVVFWKKSNTCWEVAWKFKADQPQTLVCATWSIEGPSATAAHPSREHIEGTLTNEESKCVLVCQSNGLSEYSKVKLHHPLPVVMIQWRPSRGKLSNRYGKCSVRHVLLTCSLDGTARLWSEIDNAKARRTAKDINDQKNAGCSFCVVAVIEINQSLNATLSSDIFVRWGTEFEGLFQTDKEAKQVFSKEGFEHDVRNCDWLVGFGPGMLLSFWAVHCLDDVSPLRFPRVTLWKKHELQNHDIANVYKFNSSDFKNALFLHKVIILRSCLFGPPTICSSLQLLPCNSLVWSNFRIQTIHNAVEDSNDNVNTDNISSHLTGGVLNLDGHSGKILKVSLHPCTCKVQFAASLDSNGLLLFWSLSNISNCILGCPTLVPTMELCGKLATQDSCSLYTSLKWAPSILGDKLVFFMGHTRGIDCFIVNICQSEEENIECHYLCTIPFSGHGPYEDGPFDIFTIPLNSTCDKTFRNNKLMLLAIWMGRFQALSWEVNLHSFDMSTNCCECNFDVKSIDNCSVRAFESTFANKKYCITVNPCSCEFPSSKDLVTSFAVADSGTLSHRQQEFSLANDLCSSYPAYIMATGSSDGILKLWKSKPGNSLTQHLPWELVGSFVAHDGPIKDICLANCGEKIATFCYESNSNAINTIHIWDAVPLISAGTFILEDKIKTESDVIALKWLTLGTGELLLGVCLQNELHVYAPKRCVGTTLSDSVNFPKMNIWVCIAYAHTSIPIYDFLWGPRAAAVVIHGNYFSIFSHWLFHEDKKQGSKFRPCDSKPNTYNCKDEIYEDILSSVFTEYDIGAYREQSLGDSHADFDSVQSIKINMKDNSSSLFLAKEQLKSELLTKVGLWSILEVAEIISGSLPTYHPDVLLTNISSGNWKRAYVAVRHLVECLTNYDPKKRHISKRIGLPNVLLSYYLEGCIPKGSQPKGFQWGGDAALITSISQAQSSLFRFPYHSDSSVENESISSSTKSELNDFIESLEKFPDLPFLVDIEKTQILAIIDLLSEVSSAHSSSAYQSLDEPGRRFWVALRFQQLLFLRKFARAASFEELLVDSRLFVWAYHSDCLDNLFGSVIPNEPSWQEMRALGMGFWYANIPQLRARMEKLARAQYLKNKNPKDCALLYIALNRVQVLAGLFKISKDEKDKPLVGFLSRNFQDEKNKAAALKNAYVLLGKHQLELAIAFFLLGGDHSSAINICAKNLGDEQLALVICRLVEGHGGPLEHHLITKYILPFAIDKGDYWLASLLEWEMGNYYQSFYRMLEFSVNPVPRESTVMSNCGPFLDPTVGFYCQMLATKNSMRNAVGEQNSAILLRWATLMTVAALKRCGNPLEALEYFSSSLSMPGTADQESELGDSHDVLSSTLKPLPRKCSNWLSANMSVHLEFHIKLNLALCYLSKLIKEHPSWLDTFAEYNGEASDSDEYMMQYEKSVESFKQKLYTGLALFERRFLLAPRCLISMILLLLCHHGSLYIGYDMTDGYTQAELSQKKSNIFDDFNLYYSRIKPLFKTAEEVSFFYSRFFCACSMENSQQNSSIDSKPKFLDAFQCCFEGVLISLWFLRANFRIQLSSICKDLVKTHLDILDLYEYYLHFSLAWLQKNSEALLYMLEPFLVAQSNDRNPYNIDIVNLKKLIPKIGQLLAQTSFMSNIQNLQLSERAEDKLVADIKHSIPDDERWKIIGTCLWQHMSRFMIFNLNLVLAKLEDGKLSGPFHRKYTYGESYLINMDSESISLPEKIRLVLFSLCDLLMTTVTHISSYHVKQQAEFLWQKVGNDLNVMTLQWLKQKSEFSQNQNLDILELGNMKDNYSVNQLLWDRCADPKLISDCFAQEKLNWPNDLDQMNTKGWNDLSIIMTGLHKTDDTCGDGCKLSTRSSNHEVGTPVKGTSLSGNASARSNQKDITYTNFAVFQSPREMYKRNGELLEALCINSTNQREAAVAGNRKGIMFFHWEDEIPFSGKSDDLLWATADWPQNGWAGSESTPAPTCVSPGVGLGSKKGAHLGLGGATIGVDSSAWPSNDLTGGGVLGMLGYTGIGASGLGWEIQQDFEDFVDPLATLENISTRALSSHPMRPFFLVGSSNTHIYLWEFNKDKATATYGVLPAANVPPPYALASISALQFDHFGHRFASAALDGTVCTWQLEVGGRSNVRPTESSLCFNGHASDVTYFSSSGSIIAVAGYSSNGVNVVIWDTLAPPTTSRASILCHEGGAHTVSVFDNHVGSGSVSPLIVTGGKGGDVGLHDFRYIATGKAKRHKRADNIGQSSVSSLTRDKDQNVDGMLWYIPKAHSGSVTKVVTIPNTSLFLTGSTDGDVKLWDAQSTKLIHHWSKIHEKHTFLQPSSRGFGGVVRAAVTDIQVVPHGFLSCGGDGIVKLVRLDNHLRAHGIEL comes from the exons ATGACTGCATCTGGCTTTTCCGCCACGACTCCGCCGCCGGTAAAG AATGCAGTGCTTGTACAACATATGAAAGTGGCAAACATCAAATGGACAGGATCAGGAGATGGAATAATTTCTGTTGGAATGGAGGTGGTTTTCTGGAAAAAGAGTAACACATGTTGGGAAGTTGCTTGGAAGTTTAAAGCAGATCAGCCCCAAACTCTTGTTTGTGCAACTTGGTCTATTGAGGGCCCTTCAGCAACTGCAGCACATCCAAGTAGAGAACACATTGAAGGGACCTTGACCAATGAGGAAAGCAAATGTGTATTGGTATGTCAAAGCAATGGACTATCTGAATATTCAAAAGTCAAACTACATCATCCTCTACCTGTCGTAATGATTCAATGGAGACCATCAAGAGGAAAGCTATCAAACAGATATGGTAAGTGTTCTGTAAGGCATGTACTTTTGACTTGCAGCTTAGATGGGACTGCAAGGTTATGGAGTGAAATTGATAATGCAAAGGCCAGGAGAACTGCGAAGGACATCAATGATCAGAAGAATGCCGGATGCTCTTTTTGTGTTGTTGCTGTTATTGAGATTAATCAGTCCTTAAATGCAACTCTTAGTTCAGATATATTTGTGAGATGGGGAACAGAATTTGAGGGACTATTTCAAACTGACAAAGAGGCCAAACAAGTTTTTTCCAAAGAAGGATTTGAGCATGATGTTAGAAATTGTGATTGGCTTGTTGGGTTTGGTCCTGGAATGCTGCTTAGCTTTTGGGCTGTCCACTGTCTTGATGATGTTTCACCACTGAGATTCCCCCGAGTTACGTTATGGAAGAAACATGAACTCCAGAACCATGACATAGCAAATGTTTACAAGTTTAACTCATCTGATTTTAAAAATGCACTATTTCTTCATAAGGTTATTATATTGAGAAGTTGCCTGTTTGGTCCACCAACTATATGCTCTTCACTTCAGCTATTGCCTTGTAATTCCTTAGTTTGGTCAAATTTCCGTATTCAAACAATACATAATGCTGTGGAGGACTCCAATGATAATGTTAACACAGATAACATCTCCTCCCATTTGACTGGTGGGGTTTTAAACTTAGATGGTCATAGTGGGAAAATATTAAAGGTTTCACTTCATCCTTGTACATGCAAAGTTCAATTTGCTGCTtctctggattctaatggactGCTTCTTTTTTGGTCACTTTCTAACATTTCAAACTGCATTTTGGGATGCCCAACTTTGGTTCCTACTATGGAACTCTGTGGAAAGCTTGCAACTCAAGACTCGTGTTCCTTGTACACTAGCTTGAAATGGGCACCTTCAATACTTGGTGACAAACTGGTTTTTTTTATGGGGCATACTCGAGGGATTGATTGCTTCATTGTCAACATTTgtcaaagtgaagaagaaaacatAGAATGTCACTACTTATGCACTATTCCTTTCAGTGGTCATGGTCCTTATGAGGATGGCCCTTTTGATATCTTTACAATTCCTTTAAACTCCACCTGTGACAAAACTTTCCGTAATAATAAACTTATGCTATTGGCAATATGGATGGGGAGATTTCAGGCCCTATCATGGGAAGTAAACTTGCACTCATTTGACATGTCAACAAACTGTTGTGAATGCAATTTTGATGTTAAAAGCATTGATAACTGCAGTGTTCGGGCATTTGAAAGTAcatttgctaataaaaaatattgcattACTGTAAATCCATGTTCATGTGAGTTTCCAAGTTCCAAAGATCTGGTTACTAGTTTTGCGGTGGCTGATTCAGGCACTCTAAGCCATAGGCAACAAGAGTTTAGCCTTGCAAATGATCTGTGTAGTAGTTATCCCGCATATATCATGGCCACAGGCTCATCTGATGGCATCTTGAAACTATGGAAAAGTAAACCTGGCAACTCATTGACCCAACACTTGCCATGGGAGCTTGTGGGTTCGTTTGTTGCACATGATGGTCCCATCAAGGATATATGTTTAGCTAATTGTGGTGAGAAGATTGCTACGTTCTGCTACGAAAGCAATTCAAATGCTATCAATACCATCCATATATGGGATGCTGTACCACTAATCAGCGCTGGGACTTTTATTTTGGAGGATAAAATAAAGACTGAAAGTGATGTTATTGCTCTAAAGTGGTTAACTTTAGGAACTGGGGAGTTATTGCTTGGAGTTTGTTTGCAAAATGAATTACATGTGTATGCTCCTAAGCGTTGTGTTGGTACAACATTGTCAGACTCTGTAAATTTTCCAAAAATGAATATATGGGTTTGCATTGCATATGCTCACACTTCCATtccaatttatgatttcttatgGGGACCCAGAGCTGCAGCAGTGGTGATTCATGGAAATTACTTTAGTATATTTAGTCATTGGCTGTTCCATGAGGATAAAAAGCAAGGGAGTAAATTTCGTCCTTGTGATTCAAAGCCTAATACCTATAATTGCAAGGATGAAATATATGAAGACATACTTTCTTCAGTTTTCACTGAATATGACATTGGTGCTTACAGAGAACAGTCACTTGGAGACAGTCATGCAGATTTTGATTCTGTGCAGTCCATCAAAATTAATATGAAGGACAATTCCAGTAGCTTGTTTCTGGCCAAGGAACAATTAAAATCTGAACTTCTTACCAAGGTTGGTTTATGGAGCATCTTAGAAGTAGCTGAGATAATTAGTGGATCATTGCCTACTTATCACCCTGATGTACTACTTACTAATATAAGCTCAG gaaactggaaacGTGCTTATGTAGCTGTGAGGCATCTTGTTGAATGCCTGACTAATTATGATCCTAAAAAGAGACACATCTCCAAAAGAATTGGCCTTCCAAATGTTTTATTGTCATATTATCTAGAAGGCTGTATACCAAAAGGTTCCCAACCTAAGGGATTCCAGTGGGGCGGGGACGCTGCATTGATCACATCAATTTCACAGGCTCAGAGTAGCTTGTTCCGGTTTCCATATCATTCAGATTCCAGTGTTGAAAATGAAAGCATTTCCTCATCAACAAAATCCGAGCTTAATGACTTTATTGAATCTCTTGAGAAATTTCCTGATTTACCATTTTTGGTCGACATAGAGAAGACGCAGATTCTTGCAATTATAGATCTGCTTAGTGAAGTTAGTAGTGCTCACTCATCTTCTGCATATCAGAGTCTTGATGAACCTGGACGAAG gTTTTGGGTGGCACTAAGGTTTCAGCAACTGCTTTTTCTCCGAAAGTTTGCCAGAGCTGCATCTTTTGAAGAGTTGCTCGTTGACTCAAGGTTATTTGTATGGGCTTATCATTCTGATTGCCTAGATAATTTATTTGGTTCTGTCATACCCAATGAACCATCGTGGCAAGAAATGCGTGCTTTGGGTATGGGCTTTTGGTATGCTAATATACCTCAATTGCGTGCAAGG ATGGAGAAATTGGCAAGAGCTCAGTATTTGAAGAACAAAAATCCCAAGGATTGTGCTTTGCTGTATATTGCACTGAATAGAGTTCAAGTTTTGGCTGGCCTTTTCAAAATCAGTAAGGATGAGAAGGATAAGCCTCTTGTGGGCTTTCTTTCTCGCAATTTTCAG GATGAGAAAAATAAAGCTGCTGCTTTAAAAAATGCTTATGTCTTACTTGGAAAGCATCAGCTGGAATTAGCAATTGCTTTCTTTTTGCTTGGAGGTGATCATTCTTCTGCTATAAATATTTGTGCTAAGAATCTTGGGGATGAACAGCTTGCCTTAGTCATTTGTCGTCTTGTTGAGGGCCATGGTGGACCATTGGAGCATCACCTAATTACAAAGTACATACTTCCATTTGCAATTGATAAAGGAGACTACTGGCTTGCAAGCCTTCTGGAG TGGGAAATGGGTAATTACTACCAATCTTTTTATAGAATGCTAGAGTTTTCAGTAAACCCTGTGCCTCGGGAGTCCACTGTCATGTCCAATTGTGGTCCCTTTCTGGACCCTACCGTCGGTTTTTATTGTCAAATGTTAGCAACAAAGAATAGCATGCGGAATGCTGTGGGGGAGCAAAATTCTGCAATTCTTTTAAGATGGGCAACTTTGATGACAGTTGCTGCACTAAAAAGATGTGGTAATCCT CTTGAGGCGTTGGAGTATTTCTCGTCTTCGCTTAGCATGCCTGGGACTGCAGATCAAGAGAGTGAATTAGGTGACAGTCATGATGTGCTGTCCAGTACTCTTAAGCCTTTGCCAAGAAAATGCTCTAACTGGTTGTCTGCTAACATGTCTGTGCATCTGGAGTTCcatattaaattgaatttggCACTTTGCTACTtatcaaaattgataaaagagcatcCAAGCTGGCTTGACACTTTTGCAGAATATAATGGAGAAGCTTCTGATTCTGACGAGTACATGATGCAATATGAGAAATCAGTtgaaagttttaaacaaaagTTATACACAGGGCTTGCTCTATTTGAACGGAGGTTTTTATTGGCTCCTCGCTGTCTAATCAGTATG ATTTTACTCTTACTTTGCCATCATGGATCATTGTACATTGGGTATGATATGACAGATGGATACACTCAAGCAGAACTGTCTCAAAAGAAGAGCAATATATTTGAtgatttcaatttatattactCTCGGATTAAACCCCTGTTCAAGACTGCAGAAGAAGTCTCCTTTTTCTATTCAAGATTTTTTTGTGCCTGCAGTATGGAAAATTCTCAACAAAATTCATCTATTGATAGCAAACCTAAGTTTTTGGATGCTTTTCAATGCTGCTTTGAAGGTGTTTTGATTTCATTGTGGTTTTTAAGAGCAAATTTTAGGATTCAGTTGAGTTCTATTTGCAAAGATCTTGTCAAAACACATCTTGATATCCTGGATTTGTATgaatattatttacatttttcattAGCTTGGCTTCAAAAAAACTCGGAAGCGCTTTTGTATATGTTGGAACCATTCTTGGTTGCACAATCTAATGACCGTAATCCTTACAACATTGATATTGTGAATCTGAAGAAGCTTATCCCAAAAATTGGGCAGTTGTTGGCTCAAACTTCTTTCATGTCTAATATACAAAACCTTCAACTATCCGAACGTGCAGAAGATAAACTAGTTGCAGATATAAAGCATTCAATTCCTGATGATGAAAGATGGAAGATTATAGGGACCTGCTTGTGGCAGCATATGTCTAGATTCatgatatttaatttgaatCTGGTTCTTGCCAAACTTGAAGATGGTAAACTGTCGGGTCCTTTCCACAGAAAATATACTTATGGGGAGTCTTATCTCATAAATATGGATTCTGAAAGCATCAGCTTGCCAGAGAAGATTCGGTTAGTCTTGTTTAGCCTATGTGATCTACTGATGACAACAGTTACTCACATTTCTTCTTATCATGTTAAACAACAAGCAGAATTTCTGTGGCAGAAAGTAGGGAATGATTTGAATGTAATGACTCTTCAATGgttaaaacaaaaatcagaATTCAGCCAGAACCAAAACCTGGACATTTTGGAACTGGGGAACATGAAAGATAACTATTCAGTTAATCAGTTATTATGGGATCGCTGTGCGGATCCCAAATTGATATCTGATTGCTTTGCACAGGAAAAACTCAATTGGCCAAATGATTTGGATCAGATGAATACTAAAGGATGGAATGATTTGTCTATAATTATGACAGGACTGCATAAAACTGATGATACATGTGGTGATGGATGTAAACTTAGCACTAGATCTTCTAATCATGAAGTTGGAACTCCTGTTAAAGGAACATCTCTAAGTGGCAATGCTTCTGCAAGATCAAACCAGAAAGATATAACTTATACAAATTTTGCAGTTTTCCAGAGTCCCAGAGAAATGTACAAGAGAAATGGAGAACTTTTGGAG GCATTGTGTATAAACTCTACCAATCAACGGGAAGCTGCAGTTGCTGGCAACAGGAAG GGTATAATGTTCTTTCATTGGGAAGATGAGATTCCTTTTAGTGGTAAATCAGATGATCTTTTGTGGGCCACAGCTGATTGGCCTCAGAATGGATGGGCAGGTTCAGAATCCACCCCTGCTCCAACATGTGTTTCTCCTGGTGTTGGCCTTGGGAGCAAGAAAGGGGCACACCTTGGGCTGGGTGGAGCAACTATTGGTGTGGACTCTTCAGCTTGGCCCAGCAATGACTTGACAGGTGGTGGAGTATTAGGAATGCTAGGTTATACTGGTATTGGTGCCTCTGGATTAGGTTGGGAAATTCAACAAGATTTTGAAGATTTTGTGGATCCACTTGCCACTTTGGAGAACATAAGTACCAGGGCTTTGTCTAGTCATCCTATGAGACCTTTTTTCTTGGTTGGTTCTAGCAATACACACATTTACTTGTGGGAG ttcaacaaagacaaAGCTACTGCTACATATGGAGTGCTGCCTGCTGCCAATGTCCCTCCACCTTATGCCCTTGCATCAATTTCAGCCTTGCAGTTTGACCACTTTGGACACCGGTTTGCCAGTGCTGCATTAGATGGAACTGTCTGCACGTGGCAGCTGGAGGTTGGAGGAAGGAGCAATGTTCGTCCAACAGAATCATCTCTTTGCTTTAACGGTCATGCATC GGACGTCACATATTTTTCCTCAAGTGGATCGATAATAGCTGTGGCTGGATATAGCTCTAATGGTGTTAATGTGGTCATATGGGATACTTTAGCTCCACCCACTACTTCTCGAGCTTCCATTTTATGTCATGAAG GTGGTGCACACACCGTGTCTGTTTTTGATAATCATGTGGGAAGTGGTTCTGTATCCCCCCTTATTGTGACTGGTGGTAAAGGTGGTGATGTTGGACTTCATGACTTCCGCTATATAGCTACTGGAAAGGCTAAAAGGCATAAGCGTGCTGATAACATTGGGCAAAGCTCTGTCTCATCTTTAACTCGTGATAAGGATCAAAATGTAGATGGGATGCTTTGGTACATTCCAAAGGCTCACTCAG GGAGTGTCACAAAAGTAGTTACCATCCCAAATACCAGCTTGTTTTTAACTGGAAGCACAGATGGAGATGTCAAACTCTGGGATGCCCAGAGCACAAAGTTAATACATCACTGGTCAAAGATACATGAAAAACACACCTTTCTGCAGCCAAGTTCTCGTGGATTTGGTGGTGTTGTTCGg GCTGCTGTTACGGATATACAAGTTGTTCCCCATGGTTTTCTTTCTTGCGGTGGGGATGGAATTGTAAAGCTGGTACGGCTGGACAATCACCTGCGTGCCCATGGAATTGAGTTATGA